agatcgatagatagatagatagatgatagatagatagatagatagatagatagatagatagatagatagataatagataagtatgATAGCTAGATATGATAGATTAGATcgacagatatataaatagatagatgatagatagattcgatgatagatagatgatagatagatagatagataggtatgATAGCTAGATATGATAGATTTGAtcgatagatatataaatagatagatagatagatagatagatagatgatagatagatagatagatagatagatagatagatagatagatagatagatagatagatatgatagttAGATTTGATAGAttagattgatagatatataaatagatgatagacgatagatagatagatagatagatagatatgatagattagatcgatagatagatagatagatgatagatagatagatagatgatagatagataatagataagtatgATAGCTAGATATGATAGATTAGATcgacagatatataaatagatagatgatagatagattcgatgatagatagatgatagatagatagatagatagatagatagatatgatagttAGATTTGATAGAttagattgatagatatataaatagatagatagatgatgatgatgatgatagatagatagatagatagatagatagatagatatgatagctAGATATGATAGATTTGAtcgataaatatataaatagatagatagatagatagatgatagatagatagatagatatgatagttAGATTTGATAGAttagattgatagatatataaatagatgatagacgatagatagatagatagatagatagatagatagatagatagatagatagataatagataagtatgGTAGCTAGATATGATAGATTAGATcgacagatatataaatagatagatgatagatagatttgatgatagacagatgatagatagatagatagatagatagatagatagatagatagatatgatagttAGATTTGATAGAttagattgatagatatataaatagatgatagacgatagatagatagatagatagatagatagatagatagatagatagatagatagatagatatgatagattagatgatagatagatagatagatagatagatagatagataatagataagtatgATAGCTAGATATGATAGATTAGATcgacagatatataaatagatagatgatagatagattcaatgatagacagatgatagatagatagatagatagatagatagatagatagatagatagatagatacatgatagatagatagatagatagatagatagatagatttgagagatagatagatttgagagatagatagatagatagatagatagatagatagatagatagatagatatgatagctAGATATGATATATTAGATcaatagatatataaaaatatagatagatagatagatttgatagattagattgatagatatataaatagatagattatgattgatagatagatagatagatagatagatagatatgatagctAGATATGATAGATTTGAtcgatagatatataaatagatagatagatgatagatagatagatagatagatagatagatagatagatagataatagacagatgatagataaatagatagatgattgatagatagatagatgatagatacagtaaatagatagatagatagatagatagatagatagatagatagatagatagatagattcgatgatagatagatgaaagataaatagatagatgatagatactgtaaatagatagatagatagatagatagatagatagatagatagatagatagatggattggTGATTGGAATCCCCTTTCATGTTCCCCTCTCATCTGCACATCATTTAGATGTTAAAGCTAAGGAACACTAGTGGGCAAAAGTTGAAAGAGAGTTCTATAATTACTGAGCATGGTCAGAATGGGCcgatgggacactgggaaaaagccCAGTGGGCCCAGCCCCACTCCCCATGCTGCTCCCCCACCTCCCCTACTGGCCCTGATGGTGTTGTGTTAAGAAGAAAAAAGGGACACACAAGGCAAGGGGGTTCTGGATGGAGTAGGAGGCCAGGGGAGTGTGGTTGTGCCTAGAGCAGGAGGGTATGGGGGGCCCCTGTTGTGGCAACCCCCCAGTCTGAAACCGAGCATTTGTTAAGAACATGGCTGCCTTGTGCCCAACAACAATGTGGTCTGCACTTCATGCCTCTGTTCTTTTAATCTGACACAAGATGCAGATCAATGCCATTGCTCCAGGTGCAGGAGTTCTGTACATGGGCACTGAGGGGCAACGGTAAATTAGTATTCTTGATTTACTACTGCAAAGTCTATCTGCAAATGCCATCTTTTCTGTTAGCATTAGTAACACAATCCCTACCAGTGGCAAAATTATAAAGGCTGCAGGGGGGCCGGGACTAACTTGTCTATACAGGGACCTGTGGGGGAGGGGCACGGGTGAAGTAACCTGCGACACATGCAACGCTGCACTTGCGGGTAACCAGCAAATCTGTGTGTGATCTGCAATTTCATGGGGGCGGAAGGggctactataaaaaaaatcacacgccacattttgccaaaaaataattcatttgcaGCTGTGTTGGTGGATAGCATGCAAGTTGCAGAGAACATTTAAGGGCACCAACAATGAAATTAAAATCCTGGTGAAAACTGTGCAGCtgaattttgcactttgtacattgcATTGTGGTTGTAAATAAGCTACACAATTTTAGTAAAGGGCATAAAAAGTATGTGGTAGTTCAGCTATATGACCAAATGTTTCTTCctccaatgtttctctatatgcAGAAGACACAGTGTGTACGTGCAGTGTGATTCAGTACAGTGTGTACAAGTGCAGCCCCTCCTTTCCCCGACTAGTAGTCACCATGACTAAGTGAAATCTCTATTGCCTGCCATTAGCTTGTGCCTATTTCCTTCTGTGACGTGTCTCCTGTCTCACGGAAGGCTTAAGTAGAAGTGCTTGCAGCACACACAGCTTCAGGAGACAATAGGAAAGAACACACAGACTGACCTGCACACATAATACAGTGTGTTGTGCACACAATGTCTGCCTTTAGTTTAATCAAATTTCGATCTCTTGCAAGAGGTCTGATCAATTCTGGGAGCAGCACAAGGAAAGCTCTACAGGGAAGGTCATATTGCCAGGCTGTCAAGGATGTAGCACccaaagaaacaaaaacacagacATTATACGGTGAGTACAAGAAAAGGAtagtttttccttttcctttattcGTGAAGTTCAATCTAGCAACAGTTTAATGCAAACAGTATTGCACTGTATTGTATCCACAATTAAAATGTCATTAGAAAGGTATTTttaacctttaaggtaactttcagtatgaaGTAGACAGTAacactctgagacaatttgtagttggtcttatttattttgctttttgtgcaactttctggttgctagggccaatttaccctagaaaccaggcagaaGTTTAAATGAGAAACTGGGAGATCAATAGGAGAATGCTAATCAATAAGTCAGTGAcgccccatttgagagctggaaagaggtagaagagaAAAGTGaatcattcagaaactataaaaatataaaattgaaacAAACTAATAACgttatataacatactaacagtaaaacactaaaagttaactcatcaGTGACGTGCTTCACAAACTATTATACAACTGCAAGAAAAACTATGCAAAACAGCTGCATTGCATTGTAAATCTTTTCTGGAGAAAACAATAGATTGCAACAGTGCAGaccaaaaaataaggaaaatatttttaacaacGTATTCGTTTTCAGTAAAACAGTTGTAGGCCCAGTTTCAGGAATATGTGTCCTATACACAGGTGTttcttttatatgtttataaatgaattCTGAGCATGAAAAGCACATATATTGCATctatatgttttattaaacacagctaattcggatttggccaaatccttctgcccagccgaacagaatccaaatcctaatttgcatatgcaaattaggggctggtagggaaattgcgtgacttttgtcacaaaacaaggaagtaaaagatgttttccccttcccacccataatttgcatatgcaaattaggttccggattcggttcggtattccctaaaaaaaagaatgctctgtaaggctacaaattcattgttattgctcatttgtaTTTCTCTTCTATCCAGTAaggtcctctactattcatattccagtcacttcaaatcaatgcatggttactagggtaatttggaccctagctaccagactgtTTATAATGCAacttgaagagctgctgaaaaaaagctaaataactcaaaaaccataaataattaaaaatgaaaaccaactgcaaattttctcagaatatcactgttgtttcatactaaaaggtgaacaacctctttaagcttGTATTCTACAGCTGGTTGCATGTATGCCAAAATTCAATACACAGCAAGGGATTTTACTTTGCCAAACCATGTTGACAATTGGGTGTGTGGTGAATGTATATCttttttgcacagttttataAAGATGTCCATTTGTATGCATATACACCTTTCTATGCATACCTACATTAATAACTGACATCGGCTGCAGACATATACAGCAACAGCATTCTCTTATAAAATGGACAGGAGAAGGACTGCTCTATAGAATTTCTAATAAGAGGCATCAGGATTGCAGGACTTACCTTCCCCTTTCTTTCCCCCACTCACATGATCACTGGGCACCCGGATCATGTAACCCCGTTGCTACTCTAGAGTGTTTGGGGAGTGCAATGTCACTTCCTTCCCCTAGGTAACGATTACAGAATAGCGCAGAGCCATCAGCAACCCACCCAACCTTCATTAAGGCAGGGAAAATTTCTCTGCACACACAGAGCACATGTTTTGTGCATTTTATGTCATATTGTTACTGTTTTACTAGGCTGTATGATTGTAAAAAGATTGTCACAGTGGAAAGATTTGATCCTTCACTTATTATTATATGGATAAAGAAAATGTCCCTCACATGCCCATTGTTCTGGCAATGGCTGGCattgttttttgtaattaaaataaataaataaatggttatTCGTTTATATAAATAGGTGTTTACAAGCAGGCAAGGATTACTGGATAAAACATGCTAATAAAGCTGTTACCAACCTTCATCCGCAAGTCAGCCTCCGGGTCATTCATTGGGCAGTCATTGGGTGGGAATTTGGTGATTACTTTCCTGCATCTATGGAGACTGCCACTGTCGAGGTAAATTACATGGCAGAGCCCACTCgtatttaaatgtaaagaaaagaaaacttgGGAGCTGACTTATTATTAACTGACTGTTGTATATAGTAATTattagtgatgaacgaatctgtcctgttttgcgttgccaaactgctgaaaaattcgtgaaacaatttgaagtcaataggcgacaactttttttctcactcaagATGCATTAAAAGTCAACAGCCATTTTTTcttgtgctgacttttttgtcttggtgacttttttttttttgtaacttaaatttttatttttaaaaaaataaaaagttgcaatcaCAGTCACGGTGAAGTATAATAGTAACAATGCAGTCAGCATTAGTATTTTACATCCAATTTTCCATCTTATTTCCATCACCTTATGTTATAGCATAAGcatgtcttggtgactttttgtccaaatgcattacagtcaacgggtgactttttttttttgtcttggtaacttttttgtcttggtgaattttcactgtagTTTCACGAAAATCCAGCTATTAATACATGGAGCTGTTTTATatgcattgtaaaatataataatgaaagcaGTGaatgagaaatacaaatatatgacTTTTCTAAATGATGGCTGACATTGGCTGTTTCTCTATTGCCATTAAAGGTCAACATCTATTCAGACATGAAAGAAGACCAACAGACTTTGACAAAAGAATACTTGTCTGGTCTGGGCGTTATAAAAAGCAAGAGGATATCCCAGAATTTATCTCGTAAGTAAATTATTGTCACATTCTGTAGAGAATGTATCAGCTGCTAAGTGAGTAGTGGTGGAAAAAATTAAGAACACGGCTAAAAAAGAATGATGTAATATGGTCTATATGAACTAGAACTCCCATTTATTTGGTGGCACTGGGATTGCAAGCCATATCTAAAGAAACCtttcttgcttttatttttgtatttatgggGGGGTAAATATGGTCAAAGGAAACCCATCCCACTTGAGTCTGTGCTATGACTTCAGTAAAGGCCCTTATAATATAGCATGAAATGTAAAGTGCCATTGTGATATGAGTGATTAGGAGACATAGGATACCACGCCAGGGCTGTTTTGCAGCAATAGTATCTGGGAGCACAGCAAACAGTCATGAGTAGGGAGTTGGAGGAGGCGTGACAATCATTATGAATGCACAGCTAAGACACGATGGAACAAAATAGCACTCAGTGATGGGTAAAAGAACTGcttattttaaaagaattaaataaCCTGATGATTGTAAACAATAGCATTAGGGGCAACTATTACTGAACATTAGACCAAATCCTACCTTAGGGACCACTTCTGAAAATTATACAGAAATTTTGTTTACTTTGTTTCTACCACAATTCCTACATATACTTACTTAGCTCGGGTTTCACTTCAAGTGTAGATTAGTCTTCATGGAGATCTATGTCAAGATGAAATTCAGCCTACATGctttgaaaaaaatctcaaacCTACACCCAGTCCTCACCTCCAGCGCACATATCCACAGAACCCCTGCAGATGAAGCCGTCAAAAGCACAAGTGGAGAATGTTGATACcaaaaatatgcatatttgtGAGGCCTGAAGACAATTTAGTAGCCTAGACAGGCAGGGCAATAAACTTGTAAGAACTGGTCTGAATGATAATAAGCTGCTATGCTAATGCACTaaggaatttaaattttttcccacTGAGAAGAACCTGTTTTTAATTGGTCGCAAAATTAAGATACAACATATAAAATAAGGTTATAATAACATGTTTTCTCTATATGCAGATATGAGGCCCTGTCTGGTGCCAGAAATAAAGTCAGAATTAAGGTCTGCTATGCAATGATTTTAGGAACAATCATAGGCTGTGTTGCAATGGTGATTTCCGGAAAAAAAGTAAgtgattttgttttacttttgttctataggagttttaaaaaaaaaagtcccattcGTACTAATACTACATCCAGCCTAGGGACAAAGCTGTCTTATTAATGTTGGAAAAGGTTATACAAGTATTGCGTATATTAATGCTGCCTGGACACCTGGAAACGTTGGGAGGGATAGGGAATGACCAAGCAGAACTCCCAAAGATTCTTTTGGAATCACAGTGGTATCATGCTGTGCCTCTCACCACATATAGATGGGCTGCACTGCAGTGTTATTAAGTTGTGTAAGCCTTCCAAATACAATTCAACAGTTCTAAATCAAGTTCAAATgataaaatgcagctgtttttaacaattttgcagtttaaaacaATAATAGTGGCCCCTGGGCAAATGTCTCTTTTGCCTATTTTGGTAAAGTTGAAGGAaagtggtgccaaaagttatacagcccccagtgattgtaatcactttccCGATTCCCTGGTGCATTGCTCCTGGTAGCAAAAAACTGGCCTGGCCCAGAGTTGTCAGCAAGCACCACTAAGCCATCCTCTTCTTCTGCTTCATCTCTTTTCAACATCAAGGGGCTCACACACGCTCAGTAGAATGGAAAATCtggctttttttaattaaaatttagcTTTTCACTCAACTGCTTATGCGCACCTGTGCAAAGAAAaaagtgcctaacttttggcacctccaagtaattgtcgcctttccttctcctttaacacctggAAGTAGGTTCAGGTGTGAAAAAAGTGGCTAATTTGATTGTTTCATGTAAAACCAATGTGAAATGACTTAAAAAGATAGTTAAAGGAATATGAGTGTGTAGACTGTGGTCTGTAGGATTTCATAAAAATATGTGCAGGCTACAAGAAGACAAATGAATTGGCATCAGCCCCATCTTTATCCATGTATTTGTCTTTGCAGGCTTATAAAGAAGATAACACACTTCTCCATAAGAATATCGAAAGAAAGAAACAATGGAGAGAAGAACATGCCGCAGACTTAAAATCCGATTGAATTTAATCAAACGGACACTGTCACCAACTTAACTTGTTTAGCTGGTGCATTATATTGCTTGTGTTTAGAATATGtccaattttattgcattttatagatgtttattttgtaacaaaacacCAGAATCTCAGGAGATATCGTAAAGTGCCTTCAGTATTTCAGGCATTTATTCAGGTTTTTGTGTTGTCACATTCATGAGTGTTCCAGCAGGTGTGGTTGACTTGACTGCACATGTCGGTTTCCATTTTGGATATCAAGTATGGGCGGCAATGTATAAATGAGGAAACAGGAAAGCAtacgtacagtatatgtatatattcttcCGTTTTTTTTAGCTAAATAAATATTTGGGGGGAAATTGTTCTTACTCAAATACATTACAGAAgactttctgtttttaaatgtagCACCTTAatgtttttagattttctttagagaatatttaaaaaaaataatatttgttattataataaatattttcttttaatgagtGTTGTCTGTGGTATAATTCTTGCCTTGCCATGACAGGGTGTACAGTGTTAGCATATGGTAATATCAGCACAGTTTGCTAATGTTTAGCAAACCATAGCAAATAATcagccattttaatttttataatgtagttagAGCAATCgattcaaacattttattggttgcaatGTGTAACCTTACTGGATCCAAATTGGTTGCATTACTGCATAATCCCCCATAGTGTATATACAGAAGCACCTGCTCCTGACAACATCTTACAACTTCTTATAGAAACCCCTCACAGTGATAacaataaaagatattttagcTACAAAGTGGACAACTCTTTTGCTATACAGGATATCATTTCTTCTATCGAACAGCTCAATAAGTAAACAATTTGTTGGGTTATATAATAGATGGGGTTTAAAAAAAGACTATTAAGTGGAAATCTGTCTAACTTGTAGATGACCCAGAGGCAAATCCAATTTGCTTTTGAATGGGAAAAAGTATTcttgattttatttcatttaggAGTACACCCAATACTGGATTCTGTttgagattcagcctttttcgaCAGCATTAAGATTCCAAGTGCTTGTCTGAATGGAATCTGAACTTTTAAAATAACAACTATCGGTCACATGATTAAGGCAtttgcaattcccccttcttaccctaatttacatatgcaaattagggtttcgaTTTGACTCAGGATTCAGCAAAAgattttgtgaaagattcaggatttagctgaatccaatAAAGtcaatttggtgcattcctaatttaaaggagttgttcatgtttgagttaatttttagaatgatgtagaaaaTTATatgatgagacaatttgcaaatggttttcattttttattatttattcagcagctctccagtttgaaatttcagcaatctggttgttagaattcaaattaccctagcaaccatgaaatgATTTGAATaatatactggaatatgaatagcagggggtctgaatagaaagtgtaataaaaagtagcaataacaataaaaaatttgtagtcttaagctggccatagatgcaaagatccgatcattcaaATCCTCAAATGATCGGAATTCCCCATCTCTcaacctgccattaaccattcagatcaaataaagtagaaaagaacagatcagccgatgttctgcccctgacagtaattgtatgaaagttatgtccgacaaaagctagtgacagtctccctctgaaaatcgtacgattggcaatacatccagagatattacccgcacccgcagatttattatgcccgaaGCTGAAAACAAacagctcaaatctgaaaatactccagctaaaacagtATTCACTTAACTGGGGATTGCAATATTGTTTACCTTAGGCTTGAATCTGATGAGCTCCTTTAATTGTACAGACCAAGCTAAAACATTAATTGTGCTTTATTTGTTggataaatatttattacattgatTTGGCACTAATCCTCTGAATCCATTTCTTCTCATAAATATTTCTTTTGAATTATATATACAATCTAATAGAAGctaatcaaaaatcaaaaatagaAGTAAatcaaaaattgtcaaaatttcCCTAGAATAAATCTAAATTATAGATCCAAAAATGTTTGTTACATGCACTTAATTCATAGACACTAGACAGTGTCTGTGTTTTAAAATGACACTTGGACCACTCTCACTATGACAtcactttttattctttttttaaattattctctaTAATGAAGAAGCAGTTAAAATATCCCTGGGACCAATATATGCCGGAGACAGCATACAATATTAAATAGTTCACTGGAACTAGattctttctctctgtctctctctctgtctgtctctcagtctcgctctctctatggggcatattcactaaagggcaaaggtACCCGCTGTGTTTAAATTAACCTACGCGTAAGAGTGCAGAAATGAATGGTAGCCaaaattcactatgaaatgctcacactgccgatgTAGCGCTAGGGAAAATTAGCCAGCGTTCAGCTTCTGAGAGTGCtgagtggtaacga
The sequence above is a segment of the Xenopus laevis strain J_2021 chromosome 8L, Xenopus_laevis_v10.1, whole genome shotgun sequence genome. Coding sequences within it:
- the fam162a.L gene encoding uncharacterized protein LOC100158316; translation: MSAFSLIKFRSLARGLINSGSSTRKALQGRSYCQAVKDVAPKETKTQTLYGQHLFRHERRPTDFDKRILVWSGRYKKQEDIPEFISYEALSGARNKVRIKVCYAMILGTIIGCVAMVISGKKAYKEDNTLLHKNIERKKQWREEHAADLKSD